One Campylobacter concisus DNA window includes the following coding sequences:
- the fliR gene encoding flagellar biosynthetic protein FliR has product MELVEFFGADKVITFMLLFARLSGLIVFFPFFSHNQIPLSVKTLLVFALCIVLFPLSHAHEHAINFLIMEILSEAMLGLCAGLLLNIVFAILQMAGEQISMIMGFSMASVLDPQTGTNSPVIANILNFIALLAFLMLDGHHLILQFYSTSLSAIPLGDFYPRSGVMSYTLKLFGSLFMFGFILAFPIIALSILSDTIFGMLMKTMPQFNLLVVGYPIKVSISFSVLIAILAGIIKIITDMMVQILNDMPALFF; this is encoded by the coding sequence ATGGAGCTAGTCGAGTTTTTCGGAGCGGATAAAGTCATAACCTTCATGCTCCTTTTTGCACGTCTTAGTGGGCTTATTGTATTTTTTCCATTCTTTTCTCACAATCAAATCCCGCTTAGCGTAAAAACTTTACTAGTTTTCGCCCTTTGTATCGTGCTTTTCCCGCTCTCACATGCCCATGAGCATGCTATAAATTTTTTGATCATGGAAATTTTAAGTGAGGCTATGCTCGGACTTTGTGCTGGGCTTTTGCTAAATATCGTTTTTGCCATACTTCAAATGGCGGGCGAGCAGATCTCAATGATTATGGGTTTTTCGATGGCTTCAGTGCTTGATCCGCAAACTGGTACAAATTCGCCAGTAATTGCAAATATTCTAAATTTCATCGCACTTCTCGCATTTTTGATGCTTGATGGGCACCATTTAATATTGCAGTTTTATTCCACTTCACTTTCAGCTATACCGCTTGGAGATTTTTATCCAAGAAGCGGTGTGATGAGCTACACCCTAAAGCTCTTTGGTAGTCTTTTTATGTTTGGATTTATTCTGGCTTTTCCTATTATCGCGCTTTCTATACTTTCAGATACTATTTTTGGCATGCTTATGAAAACTATGCCACAATTTAACCTATTAGTCGTTGGCTATCCTATTAAGGTAAGTATTAGCTTTTCGGTTTTGATAGCTATTTTAGCCGGCATTATAAAAATCATAACTGATATGATGGTGCAGATTTTAAACGATATGCCAGCACTATTTTTTTAA
- the gpmI gene encoding 2,3-bisphosphoglycerate-independent phosphoglycerate mutase produces MSQKTILIITDGIGFNKSGKFNAFEAAKKPNYEKFFKEIPNSLIKTSGNAVGLPEGQMGNSEVGHMCIGSGRVLYQNLVKISRAFADGSIAENEALKTLFKKCKKIHVIGLYSDGGVHSHMEHFDGMCELASKNGCEVFAHAITDGRDVSPNSGLNFIKSLEAKFKVATLCGRFYAMDRDKRWERVKEAYDSLVNGANLSSLTPSEYLQKSYDEGVTDEFVKPASFNGFSGMGEDDGVIFINFRNDRAREICQALGEEKFSEFERPFAIKNLITMTEYDANFKFEVLFKNEKIKNTLSEVIAAAGLRQLHTAETEKYAHVTFFFNGGVEELASNETRVLIPSPKVKTYDEKPEMSAAEVCKAVIKGMDDEQDFIVVNFANGDMVGHTGNYEAAIKAVEAVDTALGEIYAKVKEKNYAMIITSDHGNCEEMRDSSGELLTNHTTYDVFCFVMADGVKKVKNGGLNNIAPSVLKIMGLEIPAEMDEALI; encoded by the coding sequence ATGAGTCAAAAAACTATTTTAATAATAACTGATGGTATTGGATTTAATAAAAGCGGTAAATTTAACGCATTTGAGGCGGCTAAAAAGCCAAATTACGAGAAATTTTTTAAAGAAATTCCAAACTCGCTCATAAAAACCTCTGGAAACGCTGTGGGACTACCTGAAGGGCAGATGGGAAACAGCGAAGTAGGGCACATGTGCATAGGAAGTGGGCGAGTTTTGTATCAAAATTTGGTCAAAATTTCACGTGCTTTTGCTGACGGCTCTATAGCAGAAAATGAAGCACTAAAAACTCTTTTTAAAAAGTGTAAAAAGATCCACGTCATAGGGCTTTATAGCGATGGCGGCGTGCACTCACATATGGAGCATTTTGATGGTATGTGCGAGCTTGCTAGCAAAAATGGCTGCGAGGTTTTTGCACACGCTATCACCGATGGACGCGACGTTAGCCCAAATAGCGGTCTAAATTTCATAAAAAGCTTGGAGGCTAAATTTAAGGTGGCGACTCTTTGTGGGAGATTTTACGCGATGGATAGAGATAAACGCTGGGAGCGTGTAAAAGAGGCCTATGATAGCTTGGTAAATGGAGCAAATTTAAGCAGCTTAACGCCAAGTGAGTATCTACAAAAAAGCTACGACGAGGGCGTGACAGACGAGTTTGTAAAGCCAGCAAGCTTTAATGGCTTTAGTGGCATGGGCGAAGATGACGGCGTGATCTTTATAAATTTTAGAAATGATAGGGCAAGAGAAATTTGCCAGGCTCTAGGTGAGGAGAAATTTAGCGAGTTTGAGCGACCTTTTGCTATCAAAAATCTAATCACCATGACCGAATACGACGCAAATTTTAAATTTGAAGTGCTCTTTAAAAATGAAAAAATAAAAAACACGTTAAGCGAGGTCATAGCAGCGGCTGGGCTAAGGCAGCTTCACACGGCTGAGACTGAAAAATACGCCCACGTAACATTTTTCTTTAATGGTGGCGTCGAGGAGTTAGCTAGCAATGAAACAAGGGTGCTTATCCCTAGCCCAAAGGTAAAGACCTATGACGAAAAGCCAGAGATGAGCGCTGCAGAGGTTTGCAAAGCCGTGATAAAAGGCATGGATGACGAGCAAGACTTCATAGTGGTAAATTTCGCAAATGGCGATATGGTAGGGCACACTGGCAACTATGAGGCCGCTATAAAAGCAGTAGAGGCAGTAGATACGGCTCTTGGAGAAATTTACGCTAAAGTAAAAGAGAAAAACTATGCGATGATCATCACGAGCGATCACGGAAACTGCGAAGAGATGCGCGATAGCAGCGGTGAGCTACTGACAAACCACACGACTTATGATGTCTTTTGTTTTGTGATGGCTGATGGCGTAAAAAAAGTAAAAAACGGCGGTCTAAATAATATCGCTCCTAGTGTTTTAAAGATCATGGGGCTTGAAATTCCAGCTGAGATGGACGAGGCGTTAATATAA